DNA sequence from the Leptolyngbya subtilissima AS-A7 genome:
ATCTGCCAGCAGTTCCCCCAGTGTGAGGCCGTGCTGCTCACCGACGGGGGCAACGGCAGCACCTGCGCCACGAAACAGCACAGCGTCTCACTCCCGGCCTTTGATGTCAGCAGCAAAGATACCACCGGGGCGGGGGATGCCTTCCTGGCCGGAATTCTTCATCAGCTTTGCCAGCGGGGATGGAATGTTTGGCAAGACCCAGCTGAGATTAAAGCGGTTTTGCGCTACGCCAGCGCGGTAGGGGCACTGACGACGTTGAAACCGGGGGCGATTGCCGCCCAGCCCACTCCCCAGGAGGTCGATGCCTTTTTACACCAACAGGCCGCTGCCTCTAGCTAAAAAATCTGAAATTCCGCTTCAAAACCCGCATCTCCGTAGGGGCATAGCATGCTATGCCCCTACAACTTAGAGGTCATTAAAAGGAGCTGGACTGCCGATCAGGTTAGCTCCAGCCCAATCTCAAAATGTCCGGTGTAGCCCTCCCCAGCTTGGGTGAGGGAGAGCATGAGCTGATCGCCACCGCTGCGAAAGATACCGTCATTCTGATTACTGGTAGTGCGCTGGCCTCTAGCGTTATAGGGGGCCTGGGCGTAGATGCGATCGCTCAAAGCATCGTCAAAATAAAGCTGTGAGGTAAATTCATAGCCCTGATTTGCGGCAGTATTGCTGCGAATTTTGAAGTGAATATGTACAGCCCGGCCCGGATACCAACCTGGGTAAATGGTGGTGAACTCAACCGTGCCGTCAGCGTTGGTGACTTGGGACCCGCGCAAAAACTTTTGGCCTAGGGTGTTGGCTCTGCGATCGGCTACATCTGAATAGGCTCCCGTGGCATCGCAGTGCCAGACGTCTACCATTGCGCCTGCCAGCGGCACACAGGCATTAGCACCTACTTGGGAAACGCGAAATTGCAGCGTTAGGGGAACACCCGGTTTCACGGTGCCAGTCGTCGGGTCAGAGCGAATATCAGAGCGATTTAGCGCTTCATCAACAAAATAGGGGCCTTCGGTCTGCTGAGGGCGTACGGTGCAGGCAGGCTGCGCTGCCGCTGCCTCGGTCGGGGTTTGGGCTACGGTACTGCTCAGTTCAGCCGAGGCCGAGGGCTTGCGGAAGCAGCCGAATAGCGAAACCATCAAGGTGCCACCGATGAAGCCTAGGGCATCGCGACGCTTGAGGCTGAGGCCATCCGTTCCGGATACATATTGTCTTGGCATTAGGTTAGGGGCATTGGTACATCGACAGCTTCCATTGGGCCAAACCAAAATGACGGTTTACCCTAAACTTGCATTACAGCGTTGTCATCATCCCTACCTCACCACTTTGAGCGACTCGTAAAGTGGGGTGTATCGTTCAAATGCCGCCTCATAGGCTGCGTGCTTTTGGGGCTGCACCGCCTCGATCGCCTCAGGCAGCATGTCAAACGCCTCCGCCAGTGACGGATAGGCCCCTACCCCCACCATCGCCAAAATCGCCGCTCCATAGGCCGCTCCCTCCTCGGCTTTAGGCGCGACCAGTTCGGTGTGCAGTACATCCGCTAGTAGGTGGAACCAGAGGGGCGATCGCACCCCACCCCCCGTTGCCAGTAGCTGATTCACCGGAGAAATTTCCTGAATTACCTCTAGGGCTGCCCGCAAGCTAAAGGCCACCCCCTCCAGCACTGCTCGAATCAGGTCGCCCTGGGTGTGGGCCAGCGACAAATTCACCCAAGCCCCCCGCGTGTCGGGGTCGAGGTAGGGGCTGCGCTCGCCCGCCAGGTGAGGCAAAAACAGCACGCCCCGCGCCCCCGGTTCAGATTTTTCGGCCAGAGCCATCAGGTCGGCAAAGGCGATGTCGGGAGCAAAGGTGTCGCGGTACCAGCGCAGGGCCCCCCCCGCCGCTAGCGTTACCCCTAGCAGGTGGTAGCCGCCATCGGCATGGCAAAACAGGTGCACCCGCCCTTGGGGGTCGGGGGTGGGAACATCGCAGGGGGCAAAAATCACCCCCGACGTGCCGATGCTGAGGCTGCCCCGCTTCAGATTGCGGTCTGAAATTCCTAAACCAATGGCCGCTGCGGCATTGTCACCGCCCCCCGCTACCACGGGCAGTCCTGCCGGGAGTCCTGTCCGCTCAGCCAGTTCCTGCTTTAGCCGTCCAGCGATCGCGGTTGATTCGACCACGGTAGGGAACAGGTCGGGGCTAATATCGAGAGCAGTAAGGATGTCCTGATCCCACTGCCGGCTGGCCAGGTTTAGACAGCCAATGCCAGAGGCATCAGAGGGTTCCGTCACCGCTTCGCCAGTTAGCATATAGCCGAGGTAGTCCTTAGGCAGCAGAATTTGTCGCACCTGCTCGTAGGCCTGGGGTTCCTCCTTACGTAGCCACACCAGTTTCGGCAGCTGAAACCCGGTAATCGCTGGATTGCCCGTCCGCTGAATCAGGTCTGAGCGGGACACCGCTGCCTCAATCTCCGCCACGGCAGCCCCCGTGCGCTGGTCATTCCAGAGAATTGCTGGGCGAATCACCTTGCCCGCCCCATCGAGCGGTACCATGCCGTGCATTTGCCCTGACAGCCCTAGGGCGATCGCTCGCTGCCCCTCAATCTGTCCGGCTACCTCACTTAGAGCCGTCAAACTAGCCTCGACCCAGTCGGCAGGCTGCTGCTCCGTCCAGCCGGGGTGTGGCGTCAGCAGAGGATAACTCTGGGTTGTTTGGGCAACCACTTGGCCTTGCAGATTGACGGCGATCGCCCGCACCCCGCCGGTTCCCAAGTCTAAACCAATGACTACGTCTGCCAATTCAGCCTCCCCTGTCTACGATTCTGCAATGACCGGTGCCTTGAATTCCCCTGAGCTGCGCTCTGGCGCATCATGCCGCTCAACCCGCTGGGGCTCTTGATCCACAACCATCGGCTCATCCAGACGGCTCTCTTCCCAGGTAATCAGCCGTGACCCGCCCTTGCGAGTGAAATAGCTCCACAACCACTGGATCATCACCACCAGCTTGTTGTCAAACTCAATTAGGTAATAGATGTGCACAAAAATCCAGATCAGCCAGGCGGGGAAGCCCCACAGCTTGAACCGTCCCATATTCACCACCGCCGCGTGATGGCCGATCACCGCCAGGCTGCCCACGTCGTCG
Encoded proteins:
- a CDS encoding intradiol ring-cleavage dioxygenase; this translates as MPRQYVSGTDGLSLKRRDALGFIGGTLMVSLFGCFRKPSASAELSSTVAQTPTEAAAAQPACTVRPQQTEGPYFVDEALNRSDIRSDPTTGTVKPGVPLTLQFRVSQVGANACVPLAGAMVDVWHCDATGAYSDVADRRANTLGQKFLRGSQVTNADGTVEFTTIYPGWYPGRAVHIHFKIRSNTAANQGYEFTSQLYFDDALSDRIYAQAPYNARGQRTTSNQNDGIFRSGGDQLMLSLTQAGEGYTGHFEIGLELT
- the xylB gene encoding xylulokinase, with translation MADVVIGLDLGTGGVRAIAVNLQGQVVAQTTQSYPLLTPHPGWTEQQPADWVEASLTALSEVAGQIEGQRAIALGLSGQMHGMVPLDGAGKVIRPAILWNDQRTGAAVAEIEAAVSRSDLIQRTGNPAITGFQLPKLVWLRKEEPQAYEQVRQILLPKDYLGYMLTGEAVTEPSDASGIGCLNLASRQWDQDILTALDISPDLFPTVVESTAIAGRLKQELAERTGLPAGLPVVAGGGDNAAAAIGLGISDRNLKRGSLSIGTSGVIFAPCDVPTPDPQGRVHLFCHADGGYHLLGVTLAAGGALRWYRDTFAPDIAFADLMALAEKSEPGARGVLFLPHLAGERSPYLDPDTRGAWVNLSLAHTQGDLIRAVLEGVAFSLRAALEVIQEISPVNQLLATGGGVRSPLWFHLLADVLHTELVAPKAEEGAAYGAAILAMVGVGAYPSLAEAFDMLPEAIEAVQPQKHAAYEAAFERYTPLYESLKVVR